The Homalodisca vitripennis isolate AUS2020 chromosome 7, UT_GWSS_2.1, whole genome shotgun sequence DNA segment TTGTTGCAAAACGTGTATAGGCTATGTGTTTTactgtactatttttaagaaaataaaccattttcatttcatttttcatttcacctgatttggaacaagtatcaaatttattcagttgccaggccaaattgaacaaaactttcaaagtgaacgggtcttttaAAACACTCCGacccggatcactcgttcacctgactgactcgttcgaattgaacggtccaagtaagtaactgcagtataaacaatatggcgcgagcaagacaagatttaaacagctgacaagaagatgctccgCCCACTCACCACTCCccccccgccggaggggggccccttctgcgctgtgctgctcaaatatttgcttctgcgcaggtttctttattagcggTTCACCTATAGCAGAGTCAGTAGTCCAGTAGGAGTTGATAGGGATGAAGGTCTTATTGCATTCATGAGGACTATGATGAATAGTCTGAATGAaaagatagataaaaataatgaaaagatggataaaaataatgaaaagatggataaaaataatgagggATTAAGGgatctgaattataaaatagatcagaataatgaggaactaaaaaaggaaattcaaagAAGTAATGAACTGTTAAAACGAGACATGGAACAGATGAGAGgtgagttaaacaataaaatagtagagaCAACGGAGGTTATGAGAGTAGagataaataaagacttaaatactttaaataaagacttaaagAACTTGGAGGAGGGGGTCAGACTTGAAATAAACGAACAAGCTGAGAAAAACAAAGGTGAGAGGAATAAACTTATAAGTCGGGTTAGAGGAGAGGTTACAAcggaaataaagaaattaaaagataaaagagaAGAAGATATGAGGGAAATTGAGAAAAGGTTTGTACACATTGAGgatgataaaaagaaaatagatcaaagattagaaaagataaataagagatttaaaacaagactagatGAATTAAATGGTagagtagatagggacagaactAACTTAGAACTTGACCAGGATACAGAAAATGGTAAGGCTACTAGGGATGTAGAAAACAAGTCAGTAACGGGCAGTAGTTTACAGGAAATAGAGGACATGGGAAATAGGGTAGAAAAATCCCTGAATAAGAGATTGGATGAAACTCTAGggaaattagaaaacaaacaaacacaactagAAAATATGATGAGAAATCAAAGCATGGTGGGCATGAGAATAAGCCAACCAGCAAACACAGAAATATTCTTATTGGAATTtgatccaataaaaaataatgtacattctATGGAATTTTTGGaagcttgtaaaaaatatatagagaaaaatggagaaggatgggacttccaggtattgataattttaaaatatatgaaaaatgaagcAGGAAAGTGGGGGCGACAGcatataaataattggaaaaactttgaacaattttataggagttttaaagggaaatattGGTCCATAGGGGAACagaaaagatttgaaaaagaacTAATGGGTAACGGTACATACAGGGTTGGATTTGATAATCTAGTAACCTatgtattggaattttataataaaagccaGTATTTGGAAACTAGAATTGACATGGGAACATTCCTAGCATATATAAGCAAACATGTTCCTAGAACCATAAGTAGTGCAATTGCTGCAGCCCAAAATGTTGAAAGATCAGAAGATCTAGAAAACCTGTTGAATCAACTTAATATACTGAATAGTGACACATATAGAAGTTATGACAGATCATTTGATATGAGAAATGAGACAAcactcaataaaaatgtaaatcaatacaagaatttAGGACATAGAGATACACCATATAGAGGGACACAAGTTAGAGGGAATATTAGAGGAAATAATTTGACTAGAGTAGGCTCATACTACAATAGGAACACATATAATAGGGAGAGACTAGAGTTTGAGaatgataggagaagacaaagcAATAATAGGGGTAGAGATACAAATGATTATGGAAAGGAGAAAGAAAGGTATGAAAACAACGAAACGAGGCATCAAAGAGATCAATATGAATATACAAGGGGAAGAGGAAGTATGAGAGGTAATAGATGACTAGAGGAAAACAGGATGGAAAACAAATGGGTAGGACAGGCTAGAATGAAGGAAACGATTGAGAAAAAGGAACCTAATTTTGAGGGATACCAAATGATAGGAGATTCTCAACTTAGGAGATTTggggagaaaataatgaatttaagaggTGAATATAGAGAGAAAGGAGGAAAGAGAATTAACTTATGCATAGGAGGTCAGACAATTGAACAGTTGACCAGAGAGCTAAAACATacgaataatttagaaaaacagctaATAGTAATGATaggtacaaatgatttattaagggataaagaagtaaaaaatatttgtaatgattatgATAAACTAGTAGAGGTTTTACTGGAGAAAGCTGATAAAATAATCTTGGTAACCATTCCACCCATACCAAAGTTAGGTGAGAATGacattatatcatttaaataaacttgaaagaataaatgaacatataaaaagtaaagaaaataatgaaaaagttacagttttagaagTGGCAGAGAAGTATTATGATAACTATGATAGTACAGACTGTAatgtgaaattatatgaaaaggaAATATTCTATAAAGGAAAATGGTGTGAAGATTTAATACATCTAAATAAAGAGGGTCTAACAATTCTAGCAAATGAGCTTAGAAATCTGATAAGATGAGATAAGAAAAAATCCGGACTAAGACTAGGGGTGAATACAGCTTTTATACCAGAAAATGACATCTTTGATGAATTGACCAatgaagataattataataaaattcccaTAAAACCAGTAGCAGAAGCACTACCTGAGatacttggaaaaataaataaagaggagtATCACATGATAATAGATTCAGGAAGCCAGGCGACAATAATGTCAGAAAAgtattataatgagataaaagaAAGAAGTGTACTTGAAATTTTAGAGCTGCCGgtaacaaatttaagtataataggAGTAACAGGTATTAGAAGTAAAAAGATTGATAAACAGGTCATGATAGAGGtggaaatagaaaataaattatttcaaataaattttctagtaGTTAAAGCAGTGAACTTGGGAATAATACTAGGATGTGACTTCTTAAGAGAACACAATGCAAAAATTGACTTTGAACATGGTAAGATAAAGTTGGAGGTAGATAAAGAagtattaaatgttgaatttactgAATCAAACAGTGAATCAGAGGATATAGTCAATGGTATAAAGTTAATTAGGtgcaattacataaatacattagtaaGTGAAGATGAGCTGAAAAATTCTTGGAACAACATAGAATTTCTAtgtaaaacacatacagaaaatATGAAGGACAAAGTTAATGATGAGAAGGATAAacaggttttagaaatattagaacaTTGTGAAGTAaaggaaaatgaagatttaaataaattaaaaagtatactgatgaaaaataaagatattttttcagatgaaccaggttgtataaagaattatgaggccaaattaaatataacaaatgaaaagccATTTGTAGGGAGATCCTATCCAATACCTTATTCAAAGAGGGAAGGTGTAAGAaaggaaatagaaaatatgttaaaaggaGACATAATAGAGGAGTCTGATAGTCCATATTCTAACCCATTGGTGTGTGTAGTTAAAAAGGATCTGTCATTGAGAATATGTCTAGATAGCAGGAATTTGAATCAACACATAATACCAGATAGGGAATCACCAATAAACATAGATGATGTATTGAAAAAGTTTATAGGAGTCAAATATATGACATCATTAGATTTATCACAGggatttctacaaacacaattaAGTAAAGAGTCCAGAAAATATGTAGCGTTTGTCTTCGAAGGGaggaatttacaatataaaagactACCATATGGTTTGAATGTTAGTACTGCGTTGTTCATTAAAGGGTTAAACAAAGTATTAGGTCATGACTTGACAGAATTTGTAACTacatatgtggatgatatattaatcacttcaaacacatatgaagaacatttaaaacatgtagaaCAGGTCTTAAGTAGATTAAAAGAAGGAGGAATaacagtcaaattaaaaaatcacaatttttaagaaaagagaaaaattatttagGATACATTATTTCAGCTGAAGgaattaaaatggataaaaataaaattgaacagatAGTGAATTTTAAGCGACCTACAAACATAAAAGAACTAcaaatgtttaatgaattatgtttgtattatgcaaagtttcaaagacATTATGGCAATTTAATAGGACAGTTAAatcatttattgagtaataaaatagaatGGAAGTGGacagaaaaagaagaaaaggcatttggacaaattaaaacggaatttttaaatgcagtcattttaaaacatccagattttaacaaaccattttatttaaatacagatgcAAGTGACCTTAACATTAGTGGAATATTATACCAGTTAGATGAAATCAATGAGGAACAGGTAATATCATTTTATAGCAAGGCTTTAACACAAGCGCAAAAATTTTACACGATCACAGAAAAGGAACTGTTAGCTGTAGtattaacttgtaaaaaatttagatcatatttaataggACATCC contains these protein-coding regions:
- the LOC124365868 gene encoding dynein heavy chain-like protein PF11_0240, with the translated sequence MEGEQNNEGPTPIFRSIEIDLHSSGDTGFLGWSSPNTVEQEVSTRDDRNSLENEVSRVSSPVGVDRDEGLIAFMRTMMNSLNEKIDKNNEKMDKNNEKMDKNNEGLRDLNYKIDQNNEELKKEIQRSNELLKRDMEQMRGELNNKIVETTEVMRVEINKDLNTLNKDLKNLEEGVRLEINEQAEKNKGERNKLISRVRGEVTTEIKKLKDKREEDMREIEKRFVHIEDDKKKIDQRLEKINKRFKTRLDELNGRVDRDRTNLELDQDTENGKATRDVENKSVTGSSLQEIEDMGNRVEKSLNKRLDETLGKLENKQTQLENMMRNQSMVGMRISQPANTEIFLLEFDPIKNNVHSMEFLEACKKYIEKNGEGWDFQVLIILKYMKNEAGKWGRQHINNWKNFEQFYRSFKGKYWSIGEQKRFEKELMGNGTYRVGFDNLVTYVLEFYNKSQYLETRIDMGTFLAYISKHVPRTISSAIAAAQNVERSEDLENLLNQLNILNSDTYRSYDRSFDMRNETTLNKNVNQYKNLGHRDTPYRGTQVRGNIRGNNLTRVGSYYNRNTYNRERLEFENDRRRQSNNRGRDTNDYGKEKERYENNETRHQRDQYEYTRGRGSMRGNR